From Terriglobales bacterium:
TTTCCGAGTTTCTTCAACAGCTTGGTTTGCGGAAGCCCGTTAAGCAAATCAACATCAAAGCCACCTATCAGGATCCCTGTCACCTGGCTCACGGACAGAAAATTCGCACCGCACCACGCGAGTTATTGCGTGAGGTCGGATTGCAGCTCGAAGAGATGCCGCATCCCGATCAATGCTGCGGGAGCGCGGGCAGTTACAACATCACTCAAAATGATCTTTCTATGAAGATTCTCGATGAAAAAATGAAAGACATCGCTTGTACGTCCGCGGAGTTAGTTGTAACGGCCAATGTTGGATGCATGCTGCAGCTCCGAGCCGGAATGGAACGCACAGGCCGTAAGCTCCGCGTTGAGCATGTGATCCAAGTACTTGATTCTTGTTACTAGAGATTCTTCGAGCCAGTCTATGAAGCCAATGATATACTAGCTGAAACGTATATCTATATCGAGAGGCCAATATGCAGGTTTCAAAGTGGGGGAACAGTCTCGCAATCCGCTTGCCCGCAGATGTGGTTGAAGCGCTGGAGCTTAAGGAAGGCGATCAGATTGAAATCTATGTCGCCGGTGATCGCAAATTTGAAGTGAGCCGCGACAAATCCAGGCAACGGGCGTTAGAGCGACTTCGGAAGTTGAGCCGCGCACTACCACCGGGATTTACATTCGACCGAGAATCCGCGAATGAGCGCTGAGGCGTTCTTCGATACCAGTATTCTTGTCTACGCGATTGCACGTGGCGATGCGCGCCACGACATTTCTCATAAGCTGCTGGAGGCTGGTGGAATTCTCAGCGTTCAGGTGCTCAACGAATTAGCCGCCATCGCGCGCCGAAAGC
This genomic window contains:
- a CDS encoding AbrB/MazE/SpoVT family DNA-binding domain-containing protein, whose translation is MQVSKWGNSLAIRLPADVVEALELKEGDQIEIYVAGDRKFEVSRDKSRQRALERLRKLSRALPPGFTFDRESANER